In the Candidatus Saccharibacteria bacterium oral taxon 488 genome, one interval contains:
- a CDS encoding AAA domain-containing protein produces MADEGFGMNEVRPEFRYHSLRAQKARFTARFGTVWHVLVVLVAVALGLGGVWLLIKHGPIGWLMIGLVGPLAMLSVWWQGDLKTMAVSARAETIDDVMAADVLGRLSQRPTPKEIALAVGQSRAGQFLGVRLGLTPNFLANIASDDPNNTPALWQSALRIWRDTNSPKVTGAVLAAAIVEQFPNHDALLANLKIDFRDVLGGIMWYERLKSLIEQFKQKPLHTGGIARDWSFGYTPLLSRFAQNLSLQVSGGTMISQLDAHQAALEQLMTIFGSNGRQNAALVGLNGAGKSTVVAAFAEMLIDGHKTVPSSLLYRQIFLLDASSLISAAAGRGELEALVTQILNEAFLSKNVILCLDNAQLFFEESVGSVDLSNLLLPILEAGRLRIILTMDSQRYLQISQRNAQLATALNTIVIEPSSPEETVRIMRDQLISLEHRHKVTYMYQAIAEAYRVGERYVQDVAMPGRALKVLEAAAHYASSGLVTAQSVDDTVEKTMGIKIATASTDDEREKLLNLEDLIHQRMINQTRAVSVISDAIRRARAGVRNPDRPIGTFLFLGPTGVGKTELSKALADIYFGGEGNLIRLDLNEFVRAEDVARLIADGANDLMSLTARVQKRPFSVVLLDEIEKAHPQVLTTLLQLLDEGILRDEKNRDISFRDAIIIATSNAGAERIREYIERGYQLEQFEQTFINELINANLFRSEFLNRFDEIVLFRPLGKEELLQVVDLILAGINRTLAPQKIQVAVEEAGKKLLVDAGYDPRLGARPMRRVVQRAVENTVAKQLLAGTVAPGSTTIIMAEQIRAVVSEAANGSGMVPPDSGVPPISLGQ; encoded by the coding sequence GTGGCAGATGAGGGTTTTGGCATGAACGAGGTGCGACCGGAGTTTCGCTATCACAGCTTGCGGGCGCAAAAGGCGCGGTTCACGGCGCGGTTTGGTACGGTTTGGCATGTCTTGGTAGTGCTCGTCGCCGTTGCATTGGGCCTGGGTGGCGTTTGGCTATTGATCAAGCACGGGCCGATTGGCTGGTTGATGATTGGTCTGGTGGGGCCATTGGCGATGCTCAGTGTGTGGTGGCAGGGCGATCTCAAGACGATGGCGGTGAGCGCACGAGCAGAGACGATTGATGATGTGATGGCAGCGGATGTGCTGGGCCGCCTGAGTCAGCGACCGACGCCAAAAGAGATCGCGCTGGCGGTTGGTCAGTCGCGGGCCGGGCAATTCCTCGGGGTGCGGTTGGGCCTCACACCGAACTTTTTGGCGAATATCGCCTCGGATGATCCCAATAATACGCCGGCCCTGTGGCAATCAGCGCTGCGAATTTGGCGTGACACCAATAGCCCGAAGGTAACAGGTGCGGTGTTGGCGGCGGCGATTGTTGAGCAATTTCCGAATCATGACGCTCTGCTAGCAAATCTAAAAATTGATTTTCGTGATGTATTGGGTGGTATTATGTGGTATGAGCGCCTCAAGTCATTGATCGAGCAGTTCAAGCAAAAGCCGCTCCACACCGGCGGTATCGCCCGTGATTGGTCATTTGGTTATACGCCGCTTTTGAGCCGGTTCGCCCAGAACCTCAGCCTGCAGGTATCGGGCGGGACGATGATCTCGCAGCTGGACGCTCATCAGGCGGCGCTGGAGCAGCTGATGACAATTTTTGGCTCGAATGGCCGGCAGAATGCAGCGCTGGTCGGGCTCAATGGGGCCGGCAAGAGTACGGTCGTGGCGGCGTTCGCTGAGATGCTCATTGATGGACATAAAACCGTGCCGTCATCGCTGCTCTATCGGCAGATTTTCCTGCTGGACGCCTCGTCGCTGATCTCGGCAGCAGCCGGTCGGGGCGAGCTGGAAGCGCTGGTGACGCAGATTCTCAACGAAGCATTTTTATCAAAGAATGTCATTTTGTGTCTCGATAATGCTCAGCTGTTTTTCGAGGAGAGCGTTGGTTCGGTTGATCTGAGTAATTTGCTACTGCCAATCTTGGAGGCGGGCAGGCTGCGAATTATCCTCACCATGGATAGTCAGCGCTACTTGCAGATTTCTCAGCGCAACGCCCAGCTGGCGACAGCACTCAATACCATTGTCATCGAGCCGTCGTCGCCCGAGGAGACGGTGCGGATTATGCGTGATCAGCTGATCAGCCTCGAACATCGCCATAAAGTGACCTACATGTATCAAGCCATCGCTGAAGCTTACCGCGTCGGCGAGCGGTACGTCCAAGACGTAGCGATGCCGGGTCGGGCGCTCAAGGTGCTGGAGGCGGCAGCTCATTATGCGTCGTCCGGTCTCGTGACGGCCCAGTCGGTTGATGACACGGTCGAAAAAACCATGGGCATCAAGATCGCGACCGCCTCGACTGACGACGAACGGGAGAAACTCTTGAACCTCGAAGACTTGATCCATCAGCGCATGATCAATCAAACGCGTGCCGTCAGCGTCATCTCTGATGCGATCCGGCGAGCGCGTGCCGGTGTACGTAACCCCGATCGGCCGATTGGTACGTTTTTGTTCCTCGGTCCGACTGGAGTTGGTAAAACTGAGCTATCCAAGGCACTGGCGGATATCTATTTTGGCGGCGAGGGCAATCTCATCCGGCTGGATCTCAACGAATTTGTGCGGGCCGAGGACGTGGCGCGGCTGATCGCTGATGGGGCGAATGATCTGATGAGTCTGACTGCCCGGGTACAGAAGCGGCCGTTTTCGGTGGTGTTGCTCGACGAAATTGAAAAGGCCCACCCGCAGGTACTCACGACGCTTTTGCAGTTACTGGACGAGGGAATTTTACGCGACGAGAAAAACCGCGACATTAGTTTTCGTGACGCCATCATTATTGCGACGTCAAATGCTGGTGCTGAGAGAATTCGCGAATACATCGAGCGCGGCTACCAGCTGGAGCAGTTTGAGCAGACATTTATCAACGAGCTGATTAATGCCAATCTGTTTCGCTCGGAGTTTCTCAACCGGTTTGATGAAATCGTGCTATTTCGTCCCTTGGGCAAAGAAGAGCTGCTACAGGTCGTTGATCTCATTTTGGCTGGTATCAATCGGACGTTGGCGCCGCAAAAAATCCAAGTCGCCGTCGAAGAGGCGGGTAAAAAATTACTGGTCGATGCTGGCTACGACCCGCGCCTCGGCGCTCGTCCGATGCGCCGCGTGGTGCAGCGAGCCGTCGAGAATACCGTTGCCAAGCAGCTACTCGCTGGCACCGTCGCGCCGGGCTCAACGACGATTATCATGGCGGAGCAGATACGGGCGGTGGTCAGTGAGGCGGCTAACGGTAGCGGCATGGTGCCCCCAGACTCGGGCGTGCCGCCGATATCGCTCGGACAGTAG